The bacterium genome includes the window ACCGAAGGGTGGCGTTGCTGGTTCAGTTTATGGAAAGCGCGTATCAGCGCTTCCAGGCCAGCGGCGACGAAAGGGCGCTCGGCACGGCGTACAAGTATCAGTCGAAGATTTTGGCCGTGCATCCGTTAATGGATGTCGTGCTGACCGAGATCATCGAGGCCGAGCGGCAGATAGGTGCGGGCAGCGATGTTGCGTTCACATTTGACGAGATTGTGGACGTGGATTATGTGGACCTGTTGCATCAGGTCGAGGCGCTGGCGGAAGGCTGCGCGCCGGAGATGCTGGAGGTGCTCGGATGACTGAGGGATATGTGTGGTCGGACGCGCAGATTGGGAAGTGGCTACGGCACGTGGTAAACGTGAAGCAGCTACAGGAACGGTCGCGCGGAATGGTGGTGCGCGTCATGAGCACGAGCCGGCAGGCAGCGTTTTGCTATGTGCAGAGTGGGTCGGATGAAAGTGTGTGGTATAGCGTGCGCGTGTGGAATGATGCGCGTGGGCTGCTGCATACGCGGTGCAGTTGTCCGTGGGGCCAGCACCGGCCCAAAGAAAGCCCAGAATGCGCGTGCAGCCACGTGATGGCGGCAATGGAAGCGCTGGCGGGGCTGGTGGGGCGCTCACTGAGCTTCTGGTTGGATATGGCGGATGCCGAGCGGCAACACCGGCCCATCGTGGAGCCGCGCGCCGAGGTGGTGGCGACGAGCCGGAAAGTGGGCGCGGCGGATCGGTCGATGTTTCACAGCGCGGAAGCGCGGCGCGGCAAGCGCAGATTATGACCGGCATGTAGATAAAGGAGTTCATCATGTATGGCGGCGGCTATATACTTGCACCGAAGACCGTCAGGGCGTCGAAGAAGTTCTTTGCGCAATTTCCCGATGGGGTACGAGAGTGGGTCAAGCGGTATGCTGAACAAGCGCGTGTTGTTGGGAAAAGTGTGACATATCATGCTGTTTCCACAGCCTGGTATACCATCACGGGTGAAGGCGAAACGTATCGAGTGTACTATCGCGGCAAGGAAACAGGTGCGCGATTCAACAACCAGGATGCGCTACACGCCGGAAGCGATATGCGGCTGAACCAACGCATTACTTTGCCAATTGGCGCATGGTTGATCTGTTACCGCTTGTTCCTGGGAAAAATGTTCTTCGATATCTACCACTGTGTCGGCGAACCGCAGGAGGCGCTGCCACTGTGAGCCGCGCCGGGGCAAGATGAAAGGAGCGCGACGTGGAAAGAAATCAGGCGTTTGAGTTACTGGATGCTGTGTGCGGCAACTTGCCTGAACTGCCACAAGTTGATTACTACGGGCGCAAGGTGCAGGAGCTTGAATACTCATGGGGGCGTGGGTCACACTACGCGCAGGTACTGTGCGGGCGCGAGGATACGAGGCCGCTGGCGGCTTTGCTGATGCGCAACCTGAACGAGATGCAGGTGTGGCTCGCCTTGCGGTTGGTCTATGGGGAAGTCGATTGGGCGTCGCAGTTATGCAAGCTATCGGCGTATGAGTTGCTGGCCGCGCACCTCATGGATGCGGCCAGTTCGGTGATGTGGGGCCGGTATCTACGCAGCAAGCCGCTGCGATGGGCCGAGCGGCGCAAGGTGCCGATTGAGGCGTGGCGCGTATATGACCTGTGGGTATTCGCACTGGCGGGCAGGGTGATTATGTATGCGCGGATCGAGGAAAGCCACGACTGGAATTGGGATAGTCATTCCTGGCGTTGGTATACGACGGTCACGCCCAAGGTGGTGGTGCTGGATCACGCGCCGCCGGTCGTGCTGAAGCCAATCGAGTTGGTTGGGGCACGGTGGCAAGGCGGCGTGCGCTATATGGTGAAAAAGTGGCGCAGTGGGGCATGGTTTCAACTGGCGCGCCTCAAGCTGTGGCAGAATGTCAAGGAGATATTCCGGGACCAGGCACAGGGCGAGATGGACGAAGTGCAGTATGCGGTGCATTTGTTCGAGGCCATCTTTGGCAGCGAGTGGCCGGAGATGACCGAATTGGCGCGGGCGCAGCGCCATTACGAGGTGTTGCTCGGTGAAAGGAGCATGACGCTATGATCGGCAAGGGCAAGTGCGTGTACATGATACACTTCGACCGGCCTGTGGGCGATGTGAGCAATCCACATGGGAGCGCGCAGCACTACATCGGGTATACGACCGACCTGGAGGCGCGCATGAAGGAGCATCGGGCGGGCAACGGCAGCAAGTTGATGGCTGCGGTGAGCGCGCAAGGCATTGCGTGGCGCGTGGTCGTCGTGTGGCCCGGCGCGGGCCGGGACTGGGAGCGGCAGTTGAAAAGGCGTAAGGATACGCCGCGCTGGTGTCCGATATGCGGGCAGCAAGAAGTGCCGCACAGCGAAGAGGCCATACTTGTGGAAAAGGAGAGCGAGGACAATGAACAGTGAACAGCTGGATATTGTACTAAGTACACTAACGGTCCTGGCCGATGCAGCCAGAGCAGCGCAGGCGGAGTTGGAGACGCACGCGCAGGTGTGCGATTTCAGGGCGGCGCTGAGCGGCATGGATTGGCTGACGTTTGTGGGTATGATGGCTGCCGTGGAACAGGTTCAGACAAGGGCGCGGCACTTCGAGACAGTGCTAAGGCGGGAAGGAGGCGTCAGGGATGGCTACGGCGGGCGCGATAGCGCGGTGGACTGAGAGAGAAAAGGGACTGTGGGCCGGCGTGGTACATGAGTATGATGCGTACCCGACGGGGCTGGGCGTGGCGCTGTGGGACGCCGCCATGATGTACTATGCGATGGTTAGCC containing:
- a CDS encoding SWIM zinc finger family protein, yielding MTEGYVWSDAQIGKWLRHVVNVKQLQERSRGMVVRVMSTSRQAAFCYVQSGSDESVWYSVRVWNDARGLLHTRCSCPWGQHRPKESPECACSHVMAAMEALAGLVGRSLSFWLDMADAERQHRPIVEPRAEVVATSRKVGAADRSMFHSAEARRGKRRL
- a CDS encoding GIY-YIG nuclease family protein, with the translated sequence MIGKGKCVYMIHFDRPVGDVSNPHGSAQHYIGYTTDLEARMKEHRAGNGSKLMAAVSAQGIAWRVVVVWPGAGRDWERQLKRRKDTPRWCPICGQQEVPHSEEAILVEKESEDNEQ